One Kangiella geojedonensis DNA segment encodes these proteins:
- a CDS encoding uracil-DNA glycosylase family protein produces the protein MSNRLPLTEPVVEQARKCQLCDDLPLGPKPILQFSPDAKILIAGQAPGKITHERGRPFDDASGVRLREWLGVEETTFYDEKQFAILPMGFCYPGKGKSGDLPPRPICAQTWQHKLLGHLKELELVVVIGQYALQWHLGIKKSQAITPIVKDWAKYQEIDVKSSEGVDNGIKKAVTYFPLPHPSPRNNIWLKKNPWFRETLLSELQESVFKALF, from the coding sequence ATGAGCAACAGATTGCCTTTAACTGAGCCAGTCGTTGAGCAAGCACGGAAATGTCAGCTGTGTGATGATTTGCCGCTTGGGCCGAAGCCGATACTTCAGTTTAGCCCCGACGCAAAGATTCTAATAGCGGGCCAAGCACCAGGGAAAATTACCCATGAGCGTGGACGCCCTTTTGATGACGCGAGTGGCGTTAGGCTCCGTGAATGGCTCGGTGTGGAAGAAACAACCTTTTATGATGAAAAGCAGTTCGCTATTTTACCCATGGGTTTTTGTTATCCCGGTAAAGGGAAATCAGGTGACCTCCCTCCTCGCCCAATTTGTGCTCAAACTTGGCAGCATAAACTTTTAGGACACTTGAAAGAGTTGGAGTTGGTAGTGGTTATCGGCCAATATGCCTTACAGTGGCACCTCGGCATCAAAAAGTCACAAGCGATAACCCCCATTGTTAAAGATTGGGCAAAATATCAGGAAATAGACGTTAAAAGTAGCGAAGGTGTTGATAATGGCATCAAAAAAGCCGTAACTTACTTTCCCCTGCCCCACCCTAGCCCACGTAATAATATTTGGCTAAAAAAGAATCCGTGGTTTAGAGAAACTTTGTTGTCTGAGTTGCAAGAATCAGTATTTAAGGCTCTGTTTTAA
- a CDS encoding helix-turn-helix domain-containing protein produces the protein MKIQINLDIEMAKNKMSLKELSQKIGISMTNLSLLKNGKVKAIRFSTLEAVCKELNCQPGDILAYVDDKPETE, from the coding sequence ATGAAAATACAAATCAATTTAGATATTGAGATGGCAAAAAATAAAATGTCACTCAAAGAACTTTCGCAGAAAATCGGCATATCGATGACCAACCTTTCTTTGTTAAAAAATGGCAAAGTTAAGGCTATCCGATTTTCTACTTTAGAGGCGGTTTGCAAAGAACTGAATTGTCAGCCTGGCGATATTCTCGCGTATGTTGACGATAAACCGGAAACGGAATAA
- a CDS encoding RluA family pseudouridine synthase yields the protein MIETDALNIEIQVSVASSEQNPLELLASASGLSKQKVKDAMAKGAVWLSKNNKKTGTARPIRRKNSKIKEGDQLFLYYNEKVLGETVEMPELVADEGDYSVWNKPYGVWAQGSKWGDHCSIGRLVEQYFDYNRQTYVVHRLDRAASGLMVLAHNKKVAAALSQLFAKREVEKIYRAQVNGRLPEPQVTINQAIDGKPAKSHAKEISFDGDNSHVEVRIETGRKHQIRRHLASLGCPIVGDRLHGNGGDDDMDLQLQAYQLSFVCPISKEKSHYQL from the coding sequence ATGATAGAAACAGACGCATTGAATATAGAAATACAGGTTTCAGTCGCATCCTCAGAGCAAAACCCGCTTGAATTATTAGCTTCTGCGAGCGGTTTGTCAAAGCAGAAAGTCAAAGATGCGATGGCAAAAGGTGCGGTTTGGCTGTCAAAAAATAACAAGAAAACGGGTACTGCGAGACCTATTCGTCGTAAGAACAGCAAAATAAAAGAGGGTGATCAGCTGTTTTTATACTATAACGAAAAGGTCTTAGGTGAAACGGTTGAGATGCCCGAGTTGGTCGCAGATGAGGGTGATTATTCGGTGTGGAATAAACCCTACGGGGTTTGGGCGCAAGGTTCAAAATGGGGCGACCATTGTTCTATAGGTCGATTAGTAGAGCAATACTTTGATTATAATCGCCAAACTTATGTTGTGCACCGGCTGGACCGGGCAGCATCGGGATTGATGGTACTAGCGCACAATAAAAAAGTTGCCGCAGCCTTATCCCAGCTCTTTGCAAAGCGAGAAGTGGAAAAGATCTACCGTGCGCAGGTGAATGGGCGGTTGCCAGAGCCGCAGGTCACAATTAATCAAGCCATTGATGGGAAGCCGGCTAAAAGTCATGCTAAAGAAATCAGCTTTGATGGCGATAATAGTCACGTTGAAGTGAGGATCGAAACGGGGCGCAAGCATCAAATCCGGCGTCACTTAGCCAGCTTGGGCTGCCCTATTGTGGGTGATCGGCTACATGGAAATGGTGGTGATGACGATATGGATTTACAGCTTCAAGCGTACCAACTGAGCTTCGTGTGCCCTATTTCAAAAGAAAAAAGCCACTATCAACTATAG
- a CDS encoding class I SAM-dependent methyltransferase produces the protein MNFAFLAKPNTPQAPSLLRDLPTVTDQSQVSQYEGYFYYNLENPQPFLSFAAPLDNKEASFTLDLTSGAIAYRRQHGGGRKQHIAKACGLKHNWNPNILDATAGLGRDAAELRSLGCSLRMIERSPFVASLLDDAIQRAQQSNVELFHSDFSLYQGQSVQLIEHLSQQQQPDIIYLDPMFPPKSKSAAVKKEMRLVKLLVGDDPDADELLPVALNHAKYRVVVKRPSYAPFLNNQKPSMSIESKGNRFDVYVLSSPSF, from the coding sequence ATGAACTTTGCTTTTTTAGCCAAGCCCAATACTCCACAAGCTCCTAGTTTACTGAGGGACTTGCCAACTGTCACTGACCAATCTCAAGTCAGCCAGTATGAGGGGTACTTCTACTATAACCTCGAGAATCCACAGCCTTTTTTGTCTTTCGCTGCGCCACTGGATAATAAAGAAGCCAGCTTTACGCTCGATTTAACATCGGGTGCTATCGCCTATCGACGTCAACATGGAGGAGGGCGTAAGCAACATATCGCCAAGGCGTGCGGACTCAAGCATAACTGGAACCCCAATATTTTAGACGCAACCGCCGGTTTGGGTAGGGATGCTGCAGAGCTTCGCAGCCTCGGCTGCTCTTTGCGCATGATCGAACGCTCACCTTTTGTTGCCAGTTTGCTTGATGATGCGATCCAACGTGCTCAGCAATCCAATGTTGAATTATTTCACTCGGACTTTTCCCTATATCAAGGCCAGTCCGTGCAGTTGATAGAGCACTTAAGTCAGCAACAACAGCCTGATATTATATACTTGGATCCGATGTTCCCACCGAAGTCCAAGAGCGCTGCGGTAAAAAAAGAAATGCGCTTAGTGAAGTTGTTGGTTGGCGACGACCCCGATGCAGACGAACTATTGCCCGTCGCACTTAACCACGCCAAATACCGCGTGGTGGTCAAAAGACCCAGCTACGCGCCTTTCCTCAACAACCAAAAACCCTCGATGAGCATCGAAAGCAAAGGCAATCGCTTTGATGTATATGTGCTATCATCTCCTTCATTCTAG
- a CDS encoding peptidylprolyl isomerase — translation MNNKAAALHILVKTEAEAQALKTKIEKGADFSTLAKKHSMCPSKKQGGDLGEFKKGAMVKPFDQAVFAKDSDEKNVIGPVKTRFGYHLIRVLYTS, via the coding sequence ATGAACAATAAAGCCGCAGCATTACACATCTTGGTTAAAACCGAAGCAGAAGCTCAAGCGCTTAAGACTAAAATAGAGAAGGGCGCTGATTTTTCGACACTCGCCAAAAAACATTCCATGTGTCCCTCAAAAAAGCAGGGCGGCGATCTTGGAGAGTTTAAAAAGGGCGCAATGGTAAAGCCTTTTGATCAAGCTGTTTTCGCTAAAGACAGTGACGAAAAAAACGTCATTGGTCCGGTTAAAACACGTTTCGGTTACCACCTCATTCGGGTGCTATACACCAGCTAA
- the rsmD gene encoding 16S rRNA (guanine(966)-N(2))-methyltransferase RsmD has protein sequence MANREKYVDSARRTTKKPNKSGQFRVIGGQWKGRKLKFFEVEGLRPSLDRVRETLFNWLQSDIHGARCLDLFAGSGAVGIEALSRGAASVDFVELNKKAARQLESNLGLLGAEMGSLMHQDAKQFLLQEHQPYDIVFLDPPFHQGLAQEVVSKLAQTNLLKEEALIYLEIEQKLEVELPENWQLLKDKKAGQLQYRLYRVS, from the coding sequence ATGGCCAACCGCGAAAAATATGTCGATAGCGCTCGTCGCACGACAAAGAAGCCCAACAAAAGCGGGCAGTTTCGAGTTATTGGCGGCCAATGGAAAGGTCGAAAGTTAAAGTTTTTTGAAGTGGAGGGACTCAGGCCAAGTCTGGATCGTGTGCGCGAGACGTTATTTAACTGGTTGCAAAGTGACATTCATGGGGCTCGTTGCTTGGATCTATTTGCTGGCTCTGGAGCCGTTGGGATAGAAGCATTATCACGTGGAGCGGCTAGTGTTGATTTTGTTGAGCTGAATAAAAAAGCTGCGCGACAACTGGAGTCTAACTTAGGTTTGCTTGGAGCTGAAATGGGTAGTTTGATGCACCAAGACGCCAAGCAATTTCTACTGCAAGAACACCAGCCCTACGATATCGTTTTTTTAGATCCCCCCTTCCATCAGGGCTTAGCACAAGAAGTTGTAAGTAAGTTAGCGCAAACTAACTTGCTGAAAGAAGAGGCTCTGATTTATTTAGAAATAGAACAGAAGCTTGAAGTCGAACTGCCCGAAAATTGGCAGCTACTAAAGGACAAAAAAGCGGGCCAGCTGCAGTATCGGTTGTATCGAGTAAGTTAG
- the ftsY gene encoding signal recognition particle-docking protein FtsY, whose translation MSDDKSKKRGLFGWFGKKDETPTNESDSNSTPEELEEKLEQAEEALEQAIEEDLEQQLDADTLETSEEAAPEPTKADDSTPPNLADRANQSNEPVDLAEETEEVVSDTVNEATNQTTEEQAPVDESNDTQSATGDTQDKPTKKGFFARLKSGLSKTRTQLTSGIADLVLGSKQIDEELLEDIETQLLMADVGVEATRRIIDDLTDKSERKELKDAQALMDRLRLLLSEILEPCSAPLELTHKPHVILMVGVNGVGKTTTIGKLAKKFQQDGKSVMLAAGDTFRAAAVEQLQVWGERNNIHVTAQHTGADSASVIYDALQSAQRRDIDVLIADTAGRLHTKSNLMEELAKVKRVMHKLDPSAPHEVMLVVDAGTGQNALNQAEQFHKSINLTGVTITKLDGTAKGGIIFALADKLEIPIRFIGVGEGIDDLREFNASDFIEALFGSEAHSESPQ comes from the coding sequence ATGAGCGATGACAAATCTAAAAAACGTGGCCTTTTTGGCTGGTTTGGTAAGAAAGACGAAACTCCAACCAACGAATCTGACAGTAACTCCACGCCTGAAGAATTAGAGGAAAAGCTTGAGCAAGCTGAGGAAGCGCTGGAGCAGGCGATTGAAGAAGATTTGGAGCAGCAGCTTGATGCTGACACCCTTGAGACTTCTGAAGAAGCAGCACCAGAACCGACGAAAGCCGACGACAGTACCCCTCCTAACCTTGCTGATCGGGCAAATCAATCAAATGAGCCAGTTGATTTAGCGGAAGAAACCGAAGAGGTTGTCTCAGATACGGTTAACGAAGCAACTAACCAAACAACTGAAGAGCAAGCTCCTGTAGACGAGTCGAATGACACTCAGTCAGCCACTGGCGACACTCAAGATAAACCCACCAAAAAAGGTTTTTTCGCACGCCTAAAAAGCGGCCTTAGCAAAACCCGTACGCAACTCACTAGTGGCATCGCGGACTTAGTGCTCGGCAGTAAGCAAATTGATGAAGAGTTGCTGGAAGACATCGAAACCCAATTATTAATGGCGGATGTTGGCGTCGAAGCCACGCGTCGAATCATTGATGATCTCACTGACAAGTCCGAACGTAAAGAACTCAAAGACGCCCAAGCGTTAATGGACAGATTACGATTACTTCTCTCAGAAATTCTTGAACCATGCAGCGCGCCACTTGAATTAACCCATAAGCCTCATGTTATTTTGATGGTTGGTGTAAACGGTGTGGGTAAAACCACCACCATTGGTAAACTCGCTAAAAAATTCCAGCAAGATGGTAAGTCTGTCATGTTAGCCGCTGGCGATACCTTCCGTGCGGCTGCGGTCGAACAACTTCAAGTGTGGGGTGAGCGCAATAATATTCATGTCACCGCACAACATACTGGCGCTGATAGTGCTTCTGTTATTTATGATGCATTGCAATCTGCGCAACGACGTGACATCGACGTGCTGATCGCTGATACCGCAGGACGCTTACACACCAAGTCTAACTTGATGGAAGAGCTGGCTAAGGTGAAGCGTGTGATGCACAAGCTTGACCCAAGCGCGCCGCATGAAGTGATGCTGGTGGTTGATGCTGGAACCGGTCAAAATGCGTTAAACCAAGCCGAACAGTTCCACAAATCGATTAATTTGACTGGCGTCACGATCACAAAACTGGATGGCACGGCAAAAGGTGGTATTATCTTTGCATTAGCAGATAAACTAGAAATCCCAATTCGCTTTATCGGTGTTGGTGAAGGAATTGATGATCTTCGAGAATTTAATGCCAGCGACTTTATTGAGGCTTTATTTGGCTCAGAAGCTCATTCAGAGTCGCCACAATAA
- the ftsE gene encoding cell division ATP-binding protein FtsE, which produces MIEFHQVFKRYEGGHEALKGVSFGLPRGEMAFLTGHSGAGKSTLLKLIALMERPTRGQIILDDINISNVKDRQVPYHRRKIGMIFQDHRLLFDRTVYDNVALPLIIAGVSDRDIPKRVRAALDKVGLLSKERQLPIQLSGGEQQRVGIARAVVNKPPLLLADEPTGNLDPELSEDIMNLFAQFNQVGVSVLIASHDLGLIARMKHPVIALKEGRTIRNELAEVDFV; this is translated from the coding sequence ATGATTGAATTCCATCAGGTTTTTAAAAGATACGAGGGCGGGCATGAGGCTCTTAAAGGCGTTAGCTTTGGTTTGCCCCGTGGTGAGATGGCTTTTTTAACTGGCCACAGCGGTGCTGGTAAAAGTACGCTATTAAAACTCATCGCCTTGATGGAACGCCCTACGCGTGGGCAAATCATTCTTGATGATATCAACATCTCTAACGTTAAAGATCGCCAGGTTCCCTATCACCGCCGTAAGATTGGCATGATTTTTCAAGATCACCGCTTACTGTTTGACCGCACGGTTTACGACAACGTCGCCTTGCCTTTAATCATTGCTGGCGTTTCCGATCGTGATATTCCTAAACGCGTCCGTGCCGCATTGGATAAAGTTGGCTTATTGAGCAAAGAGCGTCAATTGCCCATTCAGCTTTCTGGCGGAGAACAACAGCGAGTAGGTATCGCCCGCGCCGTGGTTAATAAGCCCCCTTTGTTATTAGCGGATGAGCCAACGGGTAACCTGGATCCAGAGTTGTCCGAAGATATCATGAACCTGTTCGCTCAGTTTAATCAGGTTGGGGTGAGTGTTCTCATTGCTTCACACGACTTAGGTTTAATCGCTCGCATGAAGCACCCAGTCATCGCCCTGAAAGAAGGGCGCACCATACGTAATGAACTGGCTGAGGTGGACTTCGTATGA
- the ftsX gene encoding permease-like cell division protein FtsX: MSNQKVSTKRASATSYKVSFRDRFRTALKLHKENSIQTLLDILRQPTNSLMTILVLAIALALPSAFYLFMTNAKAVSQSWDGGIKMALYLEDSATEKQAQELLTELNLRPEFKQVTFVSKEDALREFKDYSGFGDALDYLDNNPMPYTITLEPTASFSDPAALETLAQELADLAQVDQAKLDSDWIKKYNSILTISEQVATFVSLMLALGVLLIVGNTIRLAILNRREEIQVIKLVGATDAFIRRPFLYAGFWYGLIAALLAALMVNIVFVLLKQSTSQLAQLYSSEFSLLGLAPSFTLGLLVIGALLGLTGAWVSVRKHLKDINPQ, from the coding sequence ATGAGCAACCAAAAGGTCAGCACAAAAAGGGCTAGCGCCACCAGCTACAAAGTCAGCTTTCGCGACCGTTTCCGTACCGCGCTAAAGCTACACAAAGAAAACAGCATCCAAACACTACTCGATATATTGCGCCAGCCGACGAATAGCTTGATGACTATTTTGGTGTTAGCTATTGCTTTGGCCCTACCATCAGCCTTCTACTTGTTTATGACCAATGCTAAAGCTGTTTCACAATCATGGGATGGTGGCATTAAGATGGCGCTTTACCTTGAGGATTCAGCGACTGAAAAGCAAGCTCAAGAATTACTGACAGAATTGAATCTTCGCCCCGAGTTTAAGCAGGTTACCTTTGTCAGCAAAGAAGATGCTTTACGGGAATTCAAAGACTATTCTGGCTTCGGCGACGCCTTAGATTATCTTGATAATAACCCGATGCCCTATACCATCACTCTAGAGCCCACCGCCTCCTTTAGTGACCCTGCAGCACTTGAAACTCTCGCCCAAGAGCTTGCTGACTTGGCGCAGGTTGATCAGGCCAAATTAGACAGCGACTGGATTAAAAAATATAATTCAATTCTTACCATTTCAGAGCAGGTGGCGACATTTGTCAGCTTGATGCTGGCACTTGGCGTACTTTTGATTGTTGGTAACACTATTCGTTTAGCTATATTAAACCGTCGTGAAGAGATCCAGGTGATCAAACTCGTTGGCGCGACCGATGCTTTTATCCGCCGTCCTTTTTTATATGCCGGTTTTTGGTATGGCCTGATCGCTGCTTTGCTGGCTGCCTTGATGGTCAACATAGTGTTCGTCTTATTGAAACAATCGACCAGCCAACTCGCTCAACTCTATAGCAGTGAGTTTTCTTTATTGGGGTTAGCGCCAAGCTTTACGCTCGGTTTATTGGTCATTGGTGCCTTACTTGGCTTAACCGGTGCTTGGGTCTCCGTTAGAAAGCATTTAAAAGACATCAATCCTCAGTAA
- a CDS encoding YceI family protein, whose protein sequence is MKQLMTGIIAATAIAFSSSSSAEPVEYEFDTVHSQIIFKINHLGYSNSFGKFPTFRGELTFDQEDWSNSSTSVEIKAASIDLENKKWNDHMKNADFFHVDKYSKLSFKSTKLEKTGDNTGVLHGDLTILDKTRPVTLDLTLNKAGIHPMSEQQHVGFSARGTIKRSEWGMTYGVPAVADDVHIIIEVEASAK, encoded by the coding sequence ATGAAACAATTAATGACTGGCATTATCGCCGCAACCGCTATTGCCTTCTCAAGTTCCTCTTCAGCTGAGCCTGTAGAGTATGAGTTTGATACTGTTCACAGCCAAATCATCTTTAAAATTAATCATTTAGGCTACTCTAACTCTTTCGGTAAGTTTCCAACGTTCCGTGGCGAATTGACTTTTGATCAAGAAGACTGGTCAAACTCTTCTACTAGCGTTGAAATTAAAGCTGCTTCTATCGATTTAGAAAACAAAAAGTGGAACGATCATATGAAAAATGCTGATTTTTTCCACGTTGATAAGTATTCAAAGCTCAGCTTCAAGAGCACAAAACTAGAGAAAACAGGTGACAACACAGGTGTTCTACACGGTGACTTGACAATTTTAGACAAAACTCGTCCCGTGACATTGGATCTGACGCTTAATAAAGCCGGTATTCACCCAATGTCAGAACAACAGCATGTCGGTTTTTCAGCGCGCGGCACCATTAAACGTTCAGAGTGGGGCATGACTTACGGTGTTCCAGCAGTGGCCGACGATGTTCACATTATTATTGAGGTTGAAGCATCGGCTAAGTAA